A window of the Tunturibacter empetritectus genome harbors these coding sequences:
- a CDS encoding ABC transporter ATP-binding protein: MMDPNEGDVRFENEGTLEPLPVVRERTVVMRAVGLTKIYAAVAIKTGAARPALELFRGLDLKVHAGEMIAIVGESGAGKSSLLHLLAALDTPTAGEVWCGDARLSSFTPKQAAEFRNRDVGYVWQFHYLLPEFSALENAAMPLLARGMRHAEALDRAQFWLAEVGLGDRAEHRSGELSGGEQQRVSLARALVTEPRLLLADEPTGDLDGKTAEAVFSLIQRLHEAHGLTSVLVTHNLEFAERCDRVLKLREGRLVDGRAAESVRD, from the coding sequence TTGATGGATCCGAATGAAGGGGATGTCCGGTTCGAGAATGAAGGAACGCTGGAGCCACTGCCGGTGGTGCGGGAGCGGACGGTGGTGATGCGGGCGGTTGGGCTGACGAAGATCTATGCGGCTGTCGCGATAAAGACCGGTGCAGCGCGGCCGGCGCTGGAGTTGTTTCGCGGGCTGGATCTGAAGGTGCACGCGGGCGAGATGATAGCGATTGTGGGGGAGAGCGGCGCGGGGAAGAGTTCCCTGCTGCATCTGCTGGCGGCTCTGGATACGCCGACGGCTGGAGAGGTTTGGTGCGGGGATGCTCGGTTGAGCTCGTTTACTCCGAAGCAGGCGGCGGAGTTTCGCAATCGTGATGTGGGATATGTGTGGCAGTTTCATTATTTACTTCCGGAGTTTTCTGCGCTGGAGAATGCTGCGATGCCGCTACTGGCTCGTGGGATGAGGCACGCGGAGGCGCTGGACAGGGCGCAGTTCTGGCTGGCGGAGGTGGGGCTGGGGGATCGGGCGGAGCATCGCTCGGGGGAGTTGAGCGGGGGGGAGCAGCAGAGGGTGAGCCTGGCGCGGGCGCTGGTGACGGAGCCGAGGCTGCTGCTGGCCGATGAGCCGACGGGCGATCTGGATGGGAAGACGGCGGAGGCGGTGTTCAGTTTGATTCAGCGCTTGCATGAGGCGCATGGGCTGACGAGTGTGCTGGTGACGCATAATCTTGAGTTTGCGGAGCGGTGCGATCGGGTGCTGAAGTTGCGGGAGGGGCGGCTGGTGGATGGACGGGCGGCGGAGAGTGTGCGGGATTGA
- a CDS encoding uracil-DNA glycosylase: MTPANLQSTSPLLQQIRETIITCERCPRLRDYCRGIGETKRRAYLDQTYWSRPVPGFGDPRARILILGLAPGAHGANRTGRPFTGDGSGDFMYPVLHELGLASKPRAVTRDDGLKLRHAWIASVVRCAPPGDKPLPQEIRNCGTHLAQEIQALPRVRVVVCLGKIAFDGYMAFLLQTGVIARKSDYRFSHGAEYLLPNDLSLLATYHPSLRNTNTGRLNRVMFTRIFLRARELAGLAV; this comes from the coding sequence GTGACGCCGGCCAACCTACAAAGTACGTCCCCCCTCCTGCAGCAGATTCGCGAAACCATCATCACCTGCGAACGTTGCCCTCGGCTTCGCGACTACTGCCGCGGCATCGGCGAGACCAAACGCCGCGCCTATCTTGATCAGACCTACTGGTCCCGTCCAGTCCCCGGCTTCGGCGACCCCCGCGCCCGCATCCTAATCCTTGGCCTCGCCCCCGGCGCCCATGGAGCCAACCGTACCGGCCGCCCCTTCACCGGCGACGGCTCAGGCGACTTCATGTACCCCGTCCTTCACGAGCTCGGCCTCGCCAGCAAACCCCGCGCCGTCACCCGCGACGATGGCCTCAAGCTTCGTCATGCCTGGATTGCCTCCGTCGTCCGCTGCGCCCCGCCCGGCGACAAGCCGCTCCCTCAGGAGATTCGCAACTGCGGTACCCACCTCGCCCAGGAGATTCAAGCACTCCCTCGCGTACGCGTTGTGGTCTGCCTCGGAAAGATAGCCTTCGACGGATACATGGCCTTCCTCCTGCAAACCGGCGTCATCGCTCGCAAATCGGACTATCGCTTCTCCCACGGCGCAGAGTATCTCCTTCCCAATGACCTCAGTCTGCTCGCCACCTACCATCCGTCCCTGCGTAACACCAACACCGGCCGCCTCAACCGGGTCATGTTCACGCGCATCTTTTTGCGGGCAAGGGAACTGGCCGGACTCGCCGTCTAA
- a CDS encoding YtxH domain-containing protein, which produces MSAKNYWFAFGIGVSAGAAIALLYAPQTGVKTRKQLRKRAEDAGDYLEDAGNYLKTQAERLSDETQKAIKRSKGQVDYAIDKAGDVVNSAVKTAQSLV; this is translated from the coding sequence ATGAGTGCAAAAAACTACTGGTTTGCCTTCGGCATCGGCGTCAGCGCAGGAGCGGCAATTGCTCTCCTCTACGCTCCGCAAACAGGAGTCAAGACGCGCAAACAGCTTCGCAAAAGAGCCGAGGACGCAGGCGATTATCTTGAGGACGCAGGTAACTACCTCAAAACCCAGGCCGAGCGTCTCAGCGACGAAACCCAGAAGGCTATCAAGCGCAGCAAAGGCCAGGTGGACTACGCCATCGACAAGGCAGGCGACGTCGTAAACAGTGCTGTCAAGACTGCGCAATCGCTGGTTTAG
- a CDS encoding ATP-dependent Clp protease ATP-binding subunit gives MFERYTEKARRVIFFARYEASQFGSPYIETEHLLLGLLREDKALTNRFLRSHASVESIRKQIEGHTTIREKVSTSVDLPLSNECKRVLAYAAEEAERLSHKHIGTEHLLLGLLREEKCFAAEILQERGLRLPAIREELQRTTQEKAPSTSGSKGQRGEQSMLAEFSRDLTQSAMDQQLDPLVGRDSEVDRVIQILCRRTKNNPVLIGEPGVGKTAIVEGLAQKIADGEVPSFLADKRVLALDLSLIVAGTKYRGQFEERLKTIMKELMENQNSIVFIDELHTLVGAGSAEGSLDAANILKPALSRGEIQCIGATTPAEYRKSIEKDRSLERRFQAVKVPPPNEEDAIKIIMGIKEKYEKFHAVSYTDDAITFSVSHSSRYIPDRFLPDKAIDLIDEAGARVKLRQTSMPEELTEVQKRIKFIVHRMENAIANHEFEKARFYSDEERKERENLRALRDKYHLDDSSAGIVTRGDIEDVVSRWTGVPITSLKEEETQRLLRVEEELHKRVISQDKAISALARAIRRSRAGLKNPARPIGSFLFLGPTGVGKTEMARTLAQFLFGSEKALIRFDMSEFMEKHSVSKLIGSPPGYVGYEEGGQLTERVKRNPYCVVLLDEIEKAHPDVFNLLLQVFEDGQLTDGLGNTVDYKNCIIIMTSNIGAKHLQKRQGLGFQSEKEDMVMDKMEELVRGEVKRTFNPEFLNRLDEIIIFTSLSDADLMQILELLVQQLNVNLVHKAITISVADDAKKWIIEKTASDRSYGARPLRRALQRFVEDPLSEALIGGGIVERPAFLEVYMENNKLYYRPISADGEEKMAGLELTTV, from the coding sequence ATGTTCGAACGCTATACGGAGAAGGCGCGGCGGGTGATCTTTTTTGCCCGCTATGAGGCCAGTCAGTTTGGGTCGCCTTACATCGAGACTGAGCACCTGCTGCTCGGTTTGTTGCGTGAGGACAAGGCATTGACGAACCGCTTTTTGCGGTCGCACGCGTCGGTGGAGTCGATACGCAAACAGATTGAAGGCCATACGACGATTCGGGAGAAGGTATCGACTTCGGTTGATCTGCCGCTTTCGAACGAGTGCAAGCGGGTGCTTGCGTACGCGGCTGAAGAAGCAGAGCGGCTTTCGCATAAACATATCGGGACTGAGCATCTGCTGCTGGGATTGCTGCGCGAAGAGAAGTGCTTCGCGGCGGAGATTCTGCAGGAGCGAGGGTTGCGGCTGCCGGCGATTCGCGAAGAGCTGCAGCGGACGACGCAGGAGAAGGCTCCTTCCACGAGCGGCAGCAAAGGACAGCGCGGCGAGCAGAGTATGCTGGCGGAGTTTTCGCGGGACCTGACGCAGTCGGCGATGGATCAGCAGCTTGATCCGCTGGTTGGCAGGGACAGCGAGGTGGATCGGGTGATCCAGATTCTGTGCCGGCGCACAAAGAATAATCCGGTGCTGATTGGCGAGCCTGGCGTGGGTAAGACGGCAATTGTCGAAGGACTGGCGCAGAAGATCGCTGATGGCGAGGTGCCAAGTTTCCTGGCCGACAAGCGCGTGCTGGCGCTGGATCTTTCGCTAATCGTTGCGGGAACGAAGTATCGCGGGCAGTTTGAAGAGCGGCTAAAGACGATCATGAAAGAGCTGATGGAGAATCAGAACTCGATCGTGTTCATCGACGAGTTGCATACACTGGTGGGCGCTGGGTCGGCCGAGGGGTCGCTCGATGCTGCCAATATCCTCAAGCCTGCTCTGTCTCGCGGCGAGATTCAGTGCATTGGCGCGACCACACCTGCGGAGTACCGCAAGTCGATTGAGAAGGATCGTTCTTTGGAGCGGCGTTTTCAGGCAGTAAAGGTGCCTCCGCCGAACGAGGAAGACGCGATCAAGATCATTATGGGGATCAAGGAAAAGTACGAGAAGTTCCATGCAGTGAGCTATACCGACGACGCGATTACGTTCTCGGTGTCGCACTCCAGCCGTTATATTCCTGACCGGTTCCTTCCGGACAAGGCGATCGACTTGATCGATGAGGCGGGGGCGCGGGTGAAGCTGCGGCAGACCTCGATGCCTGAGGAGTTGACCGAAGTACAGAAGCGGATCAAGTTCATCGTGCACAGGATGGAGAACGCGATTGCGAATCATGAGTTCGAGAAGGCTCGGTTCTACTCGGATGAGGAGCGCAAGGAGCGGGAGAATCTGCGGGCGCTGCGGGACAAGTATCACCTGGATGACTCTTCGGCGGGCATTGTGACGCGTGGAGATATCGAGGATGTGGTTAGCCGCTGGACGGGCGTGCCGATTACTTCACTGAAGGAAGAGGAGACGCAGCGGTTGCTGCGAGTTGAGGAAGAGCTGCACAAGCGCGTGATCTCGCAGGATAAGGCGATCTCGGCGCTGGCGCGGGCGATTCGACGATCGCGTGCTGGATTGAAGAATCCGGCTCGACCAATCGGAAGCTTCCTGTTCCTTGGACCTACCGGCGTAGGTAAGACGGAGATGGCGCGGACGCTCGCGCAGTTCCTGTTTGGGAGCGAGAAGGCGCTGATCCGCTTCGATATGTCGGAGTTCATGGAGAAGCACTCGGTGAGCAAGTTGATTGGTTCGCCTCCGGGATATGTGGGCTACGAAGAGGGAGGCCAGTTGACGGAGCGCGTGAAGCGGAATCCGTACTGCGTGGTGCTGCTCGATGAGATCGAGAAGGCTCATCCCGATGTGTTCAATCTGCTTCTGCAGGTATTTGAAGACGGGCAGCTGACGGATGGGCTGGGCAATACAGTCGATTACAAGAACTGCATCATCATCATGACTTCGAACATTGGGGCTAAACATCTGCAAAAGCGGCAGGGGCTGGGCTTCCAAAGCGAGAAGGAAGACATGGTCATGGACAAGATGGAAGAGTTGGTTCGGGGCGAGGTCAAACGGACTTTCAACCCGGAGTTCCTGAATCGCCTGGACGAGATCATCATCTTCACGTCGCTCTCGGATGCGGACCTGATGCAGATTCTCGAGCTGCTGGTGCAGCAGTTGAATGTGAACCTGGTGCATAAGGCGATCACTATCTCTGTGGCCGACGATGCGAAGAAGTGGATCATCGAGAAGACGGCTTCGGACCGCAGCTATGGGGCGCGGCCTCTGCGTCGGGCGCTGCAGCGGTTTGTTGAGGATCCTCTGTCGGAGGCGCTGATCGGCGGCGGGATCGTCGAGCGTCCTGCGTTCCTCGAGGTGTACATGGAGAACAACAAGCTGTACTACCGTCCGATCTCCGCTGATGGCGAAGAGAAGATGGCTGGGCTTGAACTGACTACTGTTTAG
- a CDS encoding carboxymuconolactone decarboxylase family protein, translated as MSNPRLKYGQLAPEGLAKMTALEHYLNTEAGLEASLLGLVRLKVSLMNGCEYCIHLHTAELKKLNETAERVAGVGDWRGSEAYTKRERAALAWAEAVTNIQDGHAPDAMYDEVRAHFSEVETVNLTLVITTINAWNRMAISLGKYPGHDGAKVVGGEIHG; from the coding sequence ATGAGTAATCCTAGATTGAAGTATGGGCAGTTGGCGCCGGAGGGTTTGGCGAAGATGACTGCGCTGGAACATTACTTGAATACGGAGGCTGGGCTCGAGGCTTCGTTGCTGGGGTTGGTAAGGCTCAAGGTTTCGTTGATGAATGGGTGTGAGTATTGCATTCATCTGCATACGGCGGAGTTGAAGAAGCTGAATGAGACGGCGGAGCGAGTAGCGGGGGTTGGCGATTGGCGCGGGTCGGAGGCTTATACGAAACGGGAGCGGGCGGCACTCGCCTGGGCGGAGGCGGTAACGAATATTCAGGATGGCCATGCTCCGGATGCAATGTATGACGAGGTAAGGGCGCACTTCAGCGAGGTCGAAACGGTGAATCTGACGCTGGTGATTACGACCATCAATGCGTGGAACCGGATGGCGATCTCGTTGGGAAAGTATCCGGGGCATGACGGTGCGAAGGTCGTCGGCGGAGAGATACATGGCTGA
- a CDS encoding trimeric intracellular cation channel family protein, whose protein sequence is MALRDWFPKYRQDVVLLAVDLVGTFVFAVEGALAGIRGELDLLGLLVVSFVTALGGGTVRDLLIGAVPPNSIRDWRYGATAFAGGGAVFCFYQSFQHVPQQLLITLDAAGLALFAMAGAAKALEFGINPMIAVLMGVLTGVGGGTIRDVLMTRVPGILNTDIYASAALAGAVVMVIGLALKVPRTIAMTVGGVCCFVLRMVAVARHWNLPKVIAH, encoded by the coding sequence ATGGCGCTGCGGGACTGGTTCCCGAAGTACAGGCAGGATGTGGTGCTGCTGGCGGTGGACCTGGTGGGGACGTTTGTGTTTGCCGTGGAGGGGGCGCTGGCGGGGATTCGCGGCGAGCTGGATCTGCTGGGGCTGCTGGTGGTGTCGTTTGTGACGGCGTTGGGTGGCGGGACGGTGAGGGATCTGCTGATTGGTGCGGTGCCACCGAACAGCATTCGCGACTGGCGATATGGAGCGACGGCGTTTGCGGGTGGTGGTGCGGTGTTTTGTTTTTATCAGTCGTTTCAGCATGTGCCGCAACAGTTGTTGATTACCCTCGATGCGGCGGGGTTGGCGCTGTTTGCAATGGCGGGTGCCGCGAAGGCGCTGGAGTTTGGGATCAATCCGATGATTGCGGTGCTGATGGGTGTGTTGACTGGTGTTGGTGGTGGGACGATTCGCGATGTGCTGATGACGCGGGTGCCGGGAATTTTGAATACGGATATCTATGCTTCGGCTGCGCTGGCGGGTGCGGTGGTGATGGTGATTGGGCTGGCTTTGAAGGTGCCGCGGACGATTGCGATGACAGTGGGTGGGGTTTGTTGCTTTGTGCTGCGAATGGTGGCGGTGGCGCGGCATTGGAATCTACCTAAGGTGATCGCGCATTAA
- the clpP gene encoding ATP-dependent Clp endopeptidase proteolytic subunit ClpP, whose product MGLVPMVIEQTSRGERAYDIYSRLLRDNIIFLGTPIDDNIANVIIAQMLFLSQEDPEKDIQLYINSPGGSITAGLAIYDTMQYLKNDVVTFCIGQAASMGAFLLMAGKKGKRFALPNSRILIHQPSMGGLSGQATDIDIHAREILRIREITNKLMSASTGQTLERIERDVERDFIMTAAQSKEYGIIDDIIDRPRT is encoded by the coding sequence ATGGGACTAGTACCGATGGTGATCGAGCAGACGAGCCGGGGCGAACGCGCCTACGACATTTACAGCCGTCTGCTGCGGGACAACATCATTTTTCTGGGCACGCCGATCGATGACAACATCGCCAATGTGATCATTGCGCAGATGCTGTTTTTGAGCCAGGAAGACCCGGAGAAGGATATTCAGCTTTACATCAACTCGCCGGGCGGATCGATCACGGCCGGACTGGCGATCTACGACACGATGCAATACCTCAAGAACGATGTGGTGACGTTCTGCATTGGGCAGGCTGCCAGCATGGGCGCGTTTCTGTTGATGGCGGGCAAGAAGGGCAAGCGATTTGCTCTGCCGAACTCGCGCATCCTGATCCACCAGCCGTCGATGGGCGGGCTGAGCGGACAGGCTACCGATATCGACATCCATGCACGGGAGATTCTGCGCATTCGCGAGATCACGAACAAGCTGATGAGCGCCAGCACGGGCCAGACGCTGGAGCGGATCGAGCGGGATGTGGAGCGCGACTTCATCATGACGGCCGCGCAGTCGAAGGAGTATGGGATCATCGACGACATCATCGATCGGCCCCGCACCTAG
- a CDS encoding aldose 1-epimerase: MYWALLKQWAARRRRSIWHAAVMRSGLLTVLLLALLIAGLAFGWRTHRLGQFALLKKQLRAKPKQDIVFRPGGQDVITLQRTQMVGGGGPEFLSTTLMPGRGMNMLQISAYLPNKGEVNLLASPPLETAAEQLSGTGADAMGTKSLAMGAAIEAPWAGRIYGTRTPDGGLTAMWRGVHLNLPTGVKDSYGLDGAVAAGGLLLKEPSTAVHTNIMPDGGEATATFRPRDFDGHWLSQTEIDTTVVLSGRVIEMKIVAHNIGDTAEPIGIGWHPRFAILSGHRGQISLRLPEGLRAEVKDRRTGELSGKLLPVTGTEYDFTGREGAQLGALNLDDSFVELKRGMMADGPVAELRDPESGYGLRITATSPTIKALRVYAPLDGSYLSIEPQFNYDDPFGHEWAKGEDTGMVVLQPGESTQWRVRLEIFSLDSGQPERF; this comes from the coding sequence ATGTACTGGGCGCTTCTAAAGCAGTGGGCGGCGCGGCGGCGCAGAAGTATCTGGCATGCCGCGGTAATGCGCTCCGGCCTGCTGACAGTGCTGCTACTGGCCCTGCTGATTGCGGGTCTGGCGTTTGGCTGGCGGACCCACAGGCTGGGACAGTTTGCGCTGCTGAAGAAGCAGCTTCGGGCCAAGCCAAAGCAGGATATCGTCTTTCGTCCGGGTGGTCAGGATGTGATCACGCTGCAGCGCACGCAGATGGTGGGCGGGGGCGGGCCTGAGTTTCTGTCGACGACGTTGATGCCCGGGCGCGGGATGAATATGCTACAGATCTCGGCCTATCTTCCGAACAAAGGCGAGGTAAATCTGCTGGCTTCGCCGCCGCTGGAGACGGCAGCAGAGCAGCTGAGCGGCACTGGGGCGGATGCCATGGGGACAAAGAGCCTGGCGATGGGCGCGGCGATTGAGGCTCCCTGGGCTGGCCGGATCTATGGGACGCGGACCCCGGATGGTGGACTGACGGCGATGTGGCGCGGCGTTCATTTGAACCTGCCGACGGGGGTGAAGGATAGCTATGGGCTCGACGGCGCGGTTGCAGCGGGCGGTTTGCTGCTGAAGGAGCCGTCGACTGCGGTGCACACCAACATCATGCCGGATGGAGGAGAGGCAACTGCGACGTTTCGTCCCAGGGATTTCGATGGCCACTGGCTCTCGCAGACCGAGATCGATACGACTGTGGTGTTGAGCGGCAGGGTGATTGAGATGAAGATCGTCGCCCATAATATCGGCGATACTGCGGAGCCGATCGGTATTGGCTGGCATCCTCGGTTTGCGATTCTGAGCGGGCATCGCGGGCAGATATCGCTGCGGTTGCCGGAGGGCCTTCGCGCGGAGGTGAAGGATCGTCGCACGGGTGAGTTGAGTGGAAAACTGCTGCCGGTGACCGGGACCGAGTATGACTTTACCGGGCGGGAGGGGGCCCAGCTGGGTGCTCTGAACCTTGACGACAGCTTTGTGGAGCTGAAGCGCGGCATGATGGCAGATGGGCCTGTGGCGGAGCTGCGCGATCCGGAGAGCGGATACGGGCTGCGGATTACGGCAACCTCGCCTACCATCAAGGCTTTGCGGGTGTATGCCCCGCTGGATGGCTCGTATCTTTCGATTGAGCCGCAGTTCAACTACGACGATCCCTTCGGGCATGAGTGGGCGAAGGGGGAGGATACCGGGATGGTCGTGCTGCAGCCAGGCGAGTCTACGCAATGGAGAGTCAGGCTGGAGATATTTTCCTTAGACTCGGGCCAGCCGGAACGTTTTTAG
- a CDS encoding FtsX-like permease family protein, producing the protein MRFEFFIAARYLRAKRRQAVVGVITAISVIGVAAGVASLIIALAITNGMRRDLQERLVGSTSHVDLMRVAGDGIRDWRPLLARLRGVPHVVAAAPGLYGQVLISKGARSGGGLVKGVIPKDEKTVGDLLQSVVQGSAAALEPESSESASQQISLPSARAIPPIVIGQDMAESLGAKVGDGVLVTSPQGELTPLGLVPKYERFQVAGIFKSGFYQYDSSYAFLRLADAQRLFSEPDLISVISFKVDDLYHADRVGRAIEDAAGKGFQTTNWMEQNRELFRALKLEQVVTFIVLALIVCVAALNILIALTMMVMEKTRDIAVLMSFGVSGAQVRRIFLMQGLLISVIGTVLGLVLGYGLSWLGGHYRFIRLDAAVYSIDYLPFAPRVVDAVIVAAVSLGVSLIATIYPSGSAAKVLPAEALRYE; encoded by the coding sequence ATGCGATTTGAATTTTTTATTGCGGCGCGTTATCTGCGGGCGAAGCGGCGGCAGGCGGTGGTAGGGGTGATCACGGCTATCTCGGTGATCGGCGTAGCGGCGGGCGTGGCTTCGCTGATTATCGCGCTGGCGATTACGAATGGTATGCGTCGGGATCTGCAGGAGCGGCTGGTGGGGTCGACCTCGCATGTGGACCTGATGCGAGTGGCGGGGGATGGGATACGGGACTGGCGGCCGCTGCTGGCGCGGCTTCGCGGCGTGCCGCATGTGGTGGCGGCGGCTCCGGGATTGTATGGGCAGGTGCTGATCTCGAAGGGTGCGAGGAGCGGCGGCGGATTGGTGAAGGGCGTGATCCCGAAGGATGAGAAGACGGTGGGGGATCTGCTGCAGAGTGTAGTGCAGGGTTCGGCTGCGGCGTTGGAGCCAGAGAGCAGCGAGTCAGCGAGTCAGCAGATCAGCTTGCCGAGTGCTCGGGCGATTCCGCCGATTGTGATTGGGCAGGATATGGCGGAGTCTCTGGGGGCGAAGGTAGGGGATGGGGTGCTGGTGACGAGTCCGCAAGGGGAGTTGACGCCGCTGGGGCTGGTGCCGAAGTATGAGCGGTTTCAGGTGGCGGGGATCTTCAAGTCGGGGTTTTATCAGTATGACTCGAGCTACGCGTTTCTGCGGTTGGCGGATGCGCAGAGGTTATTTAGTGAGCCGGACCTGATCTCGGTGATCAGCTTCAAGGTGGATGATCTTTATCATGCGGATCGCGTGGGAAGGGCGATTGAAGATGCGGCGGGCAAGGGATTTCAGACGACGAACTGGATGGAGCAGAATCGTGAGTTGTTTCGCGCGTTGAAGCTGGAGCAGGTGGTGACGTTTATTGTGCTGGCTCTGATTGTCTGCGTGGCTGCGCTGAATATTCTGATTGCGTTGACGATGATGGTCATGGAGAAGACGCGGGATATCGCGGTGCTGATGAGCTTCGGAGTGAGTGGGGCGCAGGTAAGACGAATTTTTTTGATGCAGGGATTGTTGATCTCTGTGATTGGGACGGTGCTGGGGTTGGTTCTTGGGTATGGACTGAGCTGGCTGGGTGGGCACTACCGGTTTATTCGGCTCGATGCGGCGGTCTATTCGATTGATTATCTGCCGTTCGCGCCGCGGGTTGTGGATGCGGTGATTGTGGCGGCTGTCTCGTTGGGGGTGAGTCTGATTGCTACGATCTATCCAAGTGGAAGCGCGGCGAAGGTGCTGCCGGCGGAGGCTTTGCGATATGAGTAA
- the tig gene encoding trigger factor → MELTPTEMTETNETAELQPEVATTQDHEHHDHAHDHHDHEHTHQHAPALNPELTREIDVEVGADEVSKSFKTVVKRYQKLARIPGFRAGKVPETLVRSKFAKEVRQEVLESLVSERFRKAIDEQKLRPVSEPQLLDLQLFDGQPLKFKAAFEVAPEIDVAGYDSVSVTKPEASLTDEEYDAELARVLDGHATVEPVEEDRPLVDGDWAEIQFRGEVKDLAQTVTEDGVQSVSNSEPITGEDVLIEIGGKNTLAAFNESLRGAKPGQELKFEVDYPADFGERRLAGQTVSYDVTVKGIKHKSYPERDAEFAKQLGNYESWEEFESKLREHASDRKKNALENAAKDKMLGEFVEKFQFPVPEAFVQQQVEARLDRGLRALAQQGMKVEDMRKLDFQQLRASQRDLAVNEVKVSMILDRIAEVEGVTLSEEDLERELLLLSIQSREPLETLRDRLSNDGGLDRIREQMRREKTGSVLYEKLAS, encoded by the coding sequence ATGGAATTGACCCCGACCGAGATGACAGAGACCAATGAAACTGCAGAGCTGCAGCCAGAAGTAGCGACAACGCAAGATCATGAGCATCATGACCACGCTCACGACCATCACGATCATGAGCACACCCATCAGCATGCGCCCGCGCTTAACCCGGAGCTGACCCGGGAGATTGACGTCGAGGTTGGCGCTGACGAAGTATCGAAGAGCTTCAAGACCGTAGTGAAGCGATACCAGAAGCTGGCGAGGATTCCTGGCTTTCGCGCGGGAAAGGTGCCTGAGACGCTGGTGCGCTCGAAGTTTGCGAAGGAGGTTCGGCAGGAGGTTCTGGAGAGCCTGGTGTCAGAGCGCTTCCGTAAGGCAATTGATGAGCAGAAGCTGCGTCCGGTATCGGAGCCGCAGTTGCTGGATCTGCAGTTGTTCGACGGCCAGCCGTTGAAGTTCAAGGCTGCGTTTGAAGTTGCGCCGGAGATCGACGTTGCCGGCTATGACAGCGTCTCGGTGACCAAGCCCGAGGCTTCGCTGACCGATGAGGAGTACGACGCCGAGTTGGCCCGCGTGCTGGATGGCCACGCTACCGTCGAGCCGGTGGAAGAGGATCGTCCGCTGGTCGATGGCGACTGGGCGGAGATCCAGTTTCGCGGCGAGGTGAAGGACCTGGCGCAGACGGTGACCGAGGATGGCGTGCAGAGCGTCTCGAACAGCGAGCCGATTACGGGCGAGGATGTGCTGATCGAGATTGGCGGAAAGAATACGCTGGCTGCCTTCAACGAATCGCTGCGTGGAGCGAAACCTGGCCAGGAACTGAAGTTCGAGGTGGACTATCCGGCGGACTTCGGCGAGCGGCGGCTTGCCGGGCAGACTGTGAGCTACGACGTGACCGTGAAGGGCATCAAGCACAAGAGCTATCCGGAGCGGGATGCGGAGTTCGCCAAGCAGCTGGGCAACTACGAGAGCTGGGAGGAGTTCGAGAGCAAACTGCGCGAGCATGCTTCGGATCGTAAGAAGAACGCGCTCGAGAACGCCGCGAAGGACAAGATGCTCGGTGAGTTTGTCGAGAAGTTCCAGTTCCCTGTTCCCGAGGCGTTCGTGCAGCAGCAGGTCGAGGCGCGGCTGGATCGCGGTCTGCGGGCGCTGGCGCAACAGGGCATGAAGGTTGAGGACATGCGCAAGCTGGACTTTCAGCAGCTGCGTGCCTCGCAGCGCGACCTGGCGGTGAACGAGGTGAAGGTTTCGATGATCCTCGATCGCATCGCCGAGGTGGAGGGCGTCACGTTGAGTGAAGAGGATCTGGAGCGCGAGTTGTTGTTGCTCTCGATTCAGTCGCGTGAGCCGCTGGAGACGCTTCGTGACAGGCTGTCGAACGATGGCGGGCTGGACCGGATTCGCGAGCAGATGCGGCGCGAGAAGACTGGAAGCGTGCTCTACGAGAAGCTGGCTTCGTAG